The Enteractinococcus fodinae genome has a segment encoding these proteins:
- a CDS encoding MarR family winged helix-turn-helix transcriptional regulator: MTDQPEDPQPRSPNVYDLDASDPDSRLVDRAEHTPETISQIGELMAALAALRAAEQRLSDASQRYMKLGPTDMKALHFLIVARNTKKVATPGAIAQHLEISTASTTKLLDRLEAGGHIVRAPHPSDRRALAITITDSTYEAAVETVGRQQAKRFHAAARLTWDEREVVIRFLKDMTNEIQVYDGQWDPPGL; this comes from the coding sequence ATGACAGACCAACCGGAGGACCCACAACCGCGGTCACCCAATGTCTATGATTTGGATGCCTCTGATCCAGACTCGCGCCTAGTCGACCGTGCCGAACACACGCCAGAGACCATCAGCCAGATTGGTGAGCTGATGGCGGCTTTGGCGGCGCTCCGAGCAGCCGAACAGCGACTCTCGGATGCCTCGCAGCGGTATATGAAGCTGGGACCCACCGATATGAAGGCGTTGCACTTTTTGATCGTGGCTCGCAACACCAAGAAGGTTGCTACTCCGGGGGCAATCGCCCAGCATTTAGAGATCTCCACGGCATCGACCACGAAGTTGCTTGATCGGTTAGAAGCCGGCGGGCACATCGTACGTGCGCCCCATCCCAGCGACCGCCGTGCACTGGCGATTACGATCACGGATAGCACCTATGAAGCTGCAGTCGAGACGGTCGGGCGCCAGCAGGCCAAACGCTTCCATGCAGCCGCCCGTCTTACGTGGGACGAACGCGAGGTCGTCATCCGGTTCTTGAAAGACATGACCAACGAAATCCAGGTGTATGACGGGCAGTGGGATCCCCCTGGGTTATAA
- a CDS encoding threonine synthase, with protein MTVYRDPVDGSVYDLRQPRWRSDVGRPLWIDPGPGIQHSEVETSTRSLWRYRAALPIELPNPISLGEGLTSLVEMPWSEGARVHFKLDFLNPTGSFKDRGSSVMLSYLRAHGITSVVEDSSGNGGASIAGYGAAGGLHVKVVAPASTTPGKIAQVRAYGAEVELVGGPREASQEAAIRQAHGDVFYASHNWQALFLQGTKTLAYELWEDFRFQAPDNVIVPVGAGSSLLGCWLGFRELLTAGQIDQMPRLFAAQPQNCSPVDASFQAHTDQPVERQVLPTIAEGTAIARPLRLAQIIHALRDSHGATVAVTEETIIAALGQLASQGVLVEPTSATAAAAYTRLLATGTIAPTEQSVVLLTGAGLKATTTVQELVGSQLHG; from the coding sequence GTGACCGTTTATCGTGATCCCGTAGATGGCAGCGTCTACGATCTGAGGCAGCCTCGATGGCGTTCAGATGTTGGCCGACCGTTGTGGATCGATCCTGGACCGGGCATCCAGCACTCTGAAGTGGAAACGAGTACGCGATCGCTGTGGCGCTATCGTGCCGCGCTGCCCATTGAACTGCCGAACCCCATCTCGCTGGGCGAAGGCCTCACCTCGTTGGTCGAAATGCCGTGGTCTGAAGGGGCACGTGTGCATTTCAAACTCGACTTTTTGAACCCCACCGGCAGTTTCAAAGACCGCGGGTCCAGTGTCATGCTGTCCTATCTGCGGGCACACGGCATCACCTCAGTTGTGGAAGACAGCTCGGGCAACGGTGGGGCATCCATCGCCGGTTACGGTGCCGCCGGGGGTCTTCACGTGAAGGTAGTAGCGCCTGCTTCGACCACGCCCGGCAAAATTGCGCAAGTTCGTGCCTATGGGGCTGAGGTCGAACTTGTTGGCGGTCCTCGTGAAGCCTCCCAGGAAGCGGCGATCCGCCAAGCGCACGGTGACGTGTTTTATGCCAGTCATAACTGGCAGGCGTTGTTCCTTCAGGGCACCAAGACGCTGGCCTATGAACTCTGGGAGGACTTCAGGTTCCAGGCACCAGATAATGTGATCGTCCCGGTCGGCGCCGGCAGTAGTCTGCTGGGATGCTGGCTGGGATTTCGCGAACTACTCACCGCCGGCCAGATAGATCAGATGCCGCGGCTGTTTGCTGCCCAACCTCAGAACTGTTCGCCGGTCGATGCCAGCTTCCAAGCACACACCGATCAGCCAGTCGAACGACAGGTGCTGCCGACGATTGCTGAGGGCACCGCAATTGCCAGGCCGCTACGTCTGGCACAGATCATTCACGCGTTGCGTGACAGTCATGGTGCCACCGTTGCGGTCACCGAGGAAACCATTATCGCCGCGCTGGGGCAGTTAGCCTCGCAAGGTGTATTAGTGGAACCCACGAGCGCGACCGCGGCGGCAGCGTATACCCGGTTGCTGGCCACCGGCACGATTGCTCCGACCGAACAGAGCGTCGTGTTATTGACCGGTGCCGGACTCAAGGCCACTACAACGGTCCAGGAGCTGGTGGGTTCACAACTGCATGGATAG
- a CDS encoding ABC-F family ATP-binding cassette domain-containing protein, which produces MAHLLGAEALHFEYPTQQVLKSVTMGVSAGDRIGIVGRNGDGKSTLMKLLVGKLEPDAGQVTVRSDVTIGMLDQSDAVDTSQTVGQAIVGDLAEHEWASDPKIRDVIRGLVTDLDWNATVGSLSGGQRRRVALARLLIGDWDILALDEPTNHLDVEGIAWLADHLNRRWANNAGGLLVITHDRWFLDAVCNQTWEVHDGVVDAFEGGYAAYVLQRVERDRMAAVAEAKRQNLMRKELAWLRRGAPARTAKSKFRVDAATQLIEDVPPVRNPIELQRLAVARLGKDVVDIENVSVSFGERQVLRNVTWRIAPGERTGILGANGAGKSTLLGLITGAVQPTHGKVKHGKTVQVGMLDQQFSQLQEIGADRVREVLARTKTSFTIDGKEHTPAQLLERLGFRREHLSARVDDLSGGQKRRLQLLMLLLSEPNVIVLDEPTNDVDSDMLTAMEDLLDSWPATLIVVSHDRYLLERVTDQQYAILDGTLRHVPGGVDEYLRLSKQLASQPAATRPEQTQTSDATEEDTKLTGGKRREAQRELSAIERRLAKLASNIEQLHEQLAAHDQTDYEGLQELTTQLRTVELENEELEERWLELSMQL; this is translated from the coding sequence ATGGCGCATCTTTTAGGGGCAGAAGCCCTGCACTTTGAATACCCGACTCAACAAGTTCTCAAATCGGTGACGATGGGGGTCTCCGCCGGAGACCGCATCGGCATCGTTGGTCGCAATGGCGACGGCAAGTCAACCCTGATGAAGCTCCTCGTGGGCAAGCTCGAGCCCGATGCCGGACAGGTCACGGTCCGCAGCGACGTGACCATCGGCATGCTGGATCAGTCCGATGCCGTGGATACCAGCCAAACGGTCGGCCAAGCCATCGTCGGCGATCTGGCCGAACACGAATGGGCCAGTGACCCCAAAATCCGCGACGTCATCCGAGGCCTGGTCACCGATTTGGACTGGAACGCCACGGTTGGCTCGTTATCGGGCGGCCAGCGTCGTCGAGTCGCGCTTGCCAGACTGTTGATCGGCGATTGGGATATTCTGGCGCTCGATGAACCAACGAACCACCTGGACGTCGAGGGGATCGCCTGGCTGGCAGATCACCTGAACCGTCGCTGGGCAAATAACGCTGGAGGACTCCTGGTGATCACCCACGACCGGTGGTTTTTGGATGCGGTCTGTAACCAGACCTGGGAAGTGCACGACGGTGTGGTCGATGCTTTCGAAGGTGGGTATGCGGCATATGTTTTGCAACGCGTCGAACGTGACCGGATGGCCGCTGTGGCCGAGGCGAAACGCCAGAACCTGATGCGCAAAGAACTCGCGTGGTTACGCCGGGGAGCGCCGGCTCGAACCGCGAAATCGAAATTCCGGGTTGATGCTGCCACCCAGCTCATTGAAGATGTCCCACCCGTGCGTAACCCCATTGAGCTACAACGCCTGGCGGTGGCCCGGCTGGGCAAAGACGTGGTTGACATTGAAAATGTCAGCGTCAGTTTCGGGGAGCGCCAGGTTTTACGGAACGTCACCTGGCGGATTGCTCCGGGGGAGCGGACCGGCATTCTCGGAGCCAATGGAGCCGGCAAATCCACCCTGCTGGGCCTGATTACCGGCGCGGTACAACCCACCCATGGGAAGGTCAAGCACGGCAAGACCGTGCAAGTCGGCATGTTGGATCAGCAGTTTTCCCAACTGCAAGAAATCGGTGCCGACCGGGTGCGTGAAGTCTTGGCTCGCACCAAGACCAGCTTCACGATCGACGGTAAGGAGCACACTCCCGCTCAACTGCTGGAGCGCCTCGGGTTTCGGCGCGAGCATCTGTCAGCTCGGGTCGATGACCTCTCCGGTGGCCAGAAGCGGCGGTTACAACTGCTCATGCTGTTGCTGAGCGAACCCAATGTGATCGTATTGGACGAACCAACCAACGATGTGGACTCCGATATGCTCACCGCCATGGAAGACCTGCTGGATTCCTGGCCCGCTACGCTCATCGTCGTCTCCCACGACCGGTACTTACTGGAACGCGTGACTGATCAGCAGTATGCCATTTTGGATGGCACGCTGCGCCACGTACCCGGCGGCGTGGATGAGTACTTGCGACTGAGCAAGCAGCTGGCTTCACAACCGGCGGCCACCCGACCCGAGCAGACCCAGACATCAGACGCCACCGAAGAGGACACCAAGCTGACGGGCGGCAAACGCCGTGAGGCACAGCGCGAACTGTCAGCCATTGAACGACGACTCGCCAAGCTCGCGTCGAACATCGAACAGTTACACGAGCAGCTTGCCGCACACGACCAGACTGATTACGAAGGCCTGCAAGAACTCACCACACAGCTTCGCACGGTGGAGCTAGAAAACGAGGAGCTCGAAGAGCGCTGGCTCGAGCTATCCATGCAGTTGTGA
- a CDS encoding GHMP family kinase ATP-binding protein, with protein sequence MSAHPATYQTVSAQAPAMIALTSNIGQPLDHQRAPVLQLKMAISRYDIAVIEPRDDKEIFVSYEDATQTPIEYQDIPEDDLVAVFRAVDALRDYLARPKVTSGVDITIQKNIPFDTHLGGRGASAAAVIVALTQLWNANIAREDLTRIAHRVELGAVESLTGGVLLSRESATEATVTQVLSHRELALVIVPAAADIPTEELVTILQTMRDEQSHDAGRDRLEFDPALLEALAHGRAAEVALLMHNDFQPALVTLLPEHNDWLTAGMTEGALAAQTIGPGASLLLLARDFEDATKIAERFEERMEIAAIAEYGPVAGAQVL encoded by the coding sequence GTGAGCGCACACCCCGCAACTTACCAAACTGTTTCAGCTCAAGCCCCAGCCATGATCGCGCTGACTTCCAACATTGGTCAGCCGCTGGATCATCAACGAGCTCCGGTCCTGCAGCTCAAAATGGCAATCTCACGCTATGACATCGCCGTCATCGAACCACGCGATGACAAAGAGATCTTTGTCAGCTACGAGGACGCGACGCAGACTCCGATCGAATACCAGGACATTCCAGAAGATGATCTGGTCGCTGTGTTCCGGGCCGTTGATGCACTCCGCGATTACCTGGCGCGACCAAAAGTAACCTCTGGTGTCGATATCACGATCCAAAAGAACATCCCGTTCGACACCCATCTCGGTGGCCGAGGAGCCAGCGCAGCCGCTGTGATAGTGGCCCTGACCCAACTCTGGAATGCGAACATTGCACGAGAGGATCTGACCAGAATTGCCCACCGAGTCGAACTCGGTGCGGTGGAGTCTCTGACCGGTGGGGTGCTCCTCAGCCGTGAATCAGCGACCGAAGCCACCGTGACCCAGGTGTTGAGCCACCGCGAACTGGCATTGGTCATCGTCCCGGCCGCAGCTGACATTCCCACCGAAGAGCTCGTCACAATCTTGCAGACCATGCGCGATGAGCAATCACACGATGCCGGTCGTGACCGGTTGGAATTCGATCCGGCGCTGCTCGAGGCACTAGCCCACGGACGCGCCGCTGAAGTCGCGCTGCTGATGCATAACGATTTCCAGCCAGCTCTTGTGACCCTGTTGCCAGAGCATAACGATTGGCTCACCGCAGGCATGACCGAAGGCGCTTTGGCAGCTCAAACCATCGGACCGGGGGCTTCATTGCTGTTGTTAGCTCGCGACTTTGAGGATGCTACGAAGATTGCTGAGCGCTTCGAGGAGCGCATGGAAATCGCAGCGATCGCCGAATACGGTCCCGTAGCGGGCGCGCAGGTGCTCTAA
- the rsmA gene encoding 16S rRNA (adenine(1518)-N(6)/adenine(1519)-N(6))-dimethyltransferase RsmA: MGSVTSEELPLLSGADIRRLADLLHLRPTKTLGQNYVIDPNTIRRIVNAAHLESTEHVLEIGPGLGSLTLGLLDRAQAVTAVEIDVPVAEQLPKTTEQWRPDSADRLAVIPADALKLTGDEIVAAAPAAAHGPPTAIVANLPYNVAVPVMLHLLAELPSVRHGLVMVQHEVAERLTAGPGSKIYGVPSVKMAWYAEATMAGVIGTKVFWPAPRINSGLVHFTARTPPATTATRTQVFEVIDVAFAQRRKTMRAALSAWAGSGAEAEELLVAAGVDPKARGEVLHVTDFARIAEQYHARTTP; the protein is encoded by the coding sequence ATGGGCTCTGTGACTTCAGAAGAACTGCCGTTATTATCTGGCGCCGATATCCGCAGACTTGCCGATCTGCTTCACTTGCGACCCACAAAAACTCTGGGCCAAAACTACGTCATCGACCCGAACACTATTCGCCGGATCGTCAATGCCGCACATCTGGAGTCCACCGAACATGTGCTCGAGATCGGCCCGGGACTGGGCTCGCTCACCCTGGGACTGCTCGATCGGGCTCAAGCTGTAACAGCTGTCGAGATAGATGTCCCCGTCGCAGAGCAACTGCCCAAGACCACCGAACAGTGGCGACCCGACAGCGCCGACCGTTTGGCCGTCATCCCCGCTGATGCCCTGAAATTGACCGGTGACGAGATAGTGGCCGCCGCTCCTGCGGCAGCTCATGGGCCGCCCACCGCGATCGTGGCTAATCTGCCCTATAACGTGGCGGTCCCGGTCATGCTGCACTTACTTGCGGAACTTCCCAGCGTCCGGCACGGGCTGGTGATGGTTCAACACGAGGTGGCCGAACGGCTCACCGCTGGCCCCGGTTCCAAAATTTACGGGGTACCCTCCGTCAAGATGGCCTGGTATGCGGAAGCAACCATGGCGGGTGTTATCGGAACCAAAGTCTTCTGGCCAGCACCGCGTATCAACTCGGGGCTGGTACATTTCACCGCGCGCACGCCCCCTGCAACCACAGCCACCCGAACCCAAGTATTTGAGGTCATTGACGTAGCGTTTGCCCAACGTCGTAAGACCATGCGCGCCGCCCTGAGTGCCTGGGCGGGTTCTGGAGCGGAAGCCGAAGAGCTGCTGGTGGCCGCTGGCGTCGATCCGAAGGCCCGCGGTGAAGTCCTGCACGTCACAGACTTTGCACGCATCGCCGAACAGTACCACGCAAGGACCACACCGTGA
- a CDS encoding G5 domain-containing protein, giving the protein MSSIFSGTLTKIVAQIAALVLVVGGLAAFVITQANADKSATATADTAEQPADEPLNIERVSSITPLSADQIQLPRTIEITVADETKEILTTGETVQEVLDNAEVSVGADDKVSPQPDATLNDSTNIVVTVVEKHEVTEEETIEYDTTRKNDDSLEKGKTKTETEGANGTAVVTYEVVTENGEEVDKTEIDREVTKEPTDAVILRGTKEPEPEPAPEPEPSSSSSSSSSSSSSSSSSSSSSSSSSSSSSSSSSNSGGGAPTSGVWAQLAQCESGGNPSIVSSTGKYHGLYQFSVETWQSVGGSGLPSQASPAEQTQRAQMLQQRSGWGQWPACARSLGLL; this is encoded by the coding sequence ATGTCAAGCATTTTTAGCGGCACTCTGACGAAGATCGTTGCGCAGATTGCAGCCCTAGTACTCGTAGTGGGCGGACTGGCAGCTTTCGTAATCACTCAGGCGAACGCCGATAAGTCAGCTACTGCCACCGCAGACACCGCAGAACAACCAGCAGACGAACCACTCAACATTGAGCGCGTATCGTCGATCACTCCGTTGAGCGCAGATCAGATTCAACTCCCACGGACCATCGAAATCACCGTCGCAGATGAAACAAAAGAAATTCTGACCACCGGTGAAACCGTTCAAGAAGTTCTGGACAACGCCGAAGTGAGCGTGGGTGCGGATGACAAAGTTTCACCTCAGCCCGATGCGACGCTGAATGACAGCACGAACATCGTTGTCACTGTTGTCGAAAAGCACGAGGTCACTGAAGAAGAGACCATCGAGTACGACACCACACGCAAAAACGACGACAGCCTCGAAAAAGGTAAAACCAAGACCGAAACCGAAGGCGCCAACGGCACCGCAGTCGTGACCTACGAAGTAGTTACCGAAAACGGTGAAGAAGTCGACAAGACTGAAATCGACCGTGAAGTCACCAAGGAACCAACCGATGCAGTGATTCTGCGCGGTACGAAGGAACCTGAGCCAGAACCGGCACCAGAACCAGAACCTTCGTCTTCCTCATCGTCGTCATCATCGTCTTCCTCATCGTCGTCATCATCGTCTTCCTCCTCGAGCTCGTCATCCAGCTCTTCCAGTTCATCGTCCTCGAACTCCGGTGGCGGCGCTCCGACCTCGGGTGTGTGGGCCCAGCTGGCGCAGTGTGAATCCGGTGGGAACCCATCGATTGTCTCCTCGACCGGGAAGTACCACGGCCTGTACCAGTTCAGTGTTGAAACCTGGCAATCCGTTGGCGGCTCCGGTCTGCCATCGCAGGCTTCACCAGCTGAACAGACCCAACGTGCTCAGATGCTGCAGCAGCGTTCCGGCTGGGGCCAGTGGCCAGCATGCGCCAGATCCCTTGGTCTCCTCTAA
- a CDS encoding TatD family hydrolase — MATSEQHTPVQYLPQTERFGDDGAPVRSATDEYTGRKRKLEYPPAPERSPVPVVDNHTHLDFRDGHVRLTPTEIMDAAATVNVVGAVQVATDLDAARYTLEALDQEPRLRGALAIHPNETVTLAQQGRLDDAIDQIAELAKHPSVVCIGETGLDYYRTEGEENWKIQKYAFKRHIELAVELGLALQIHDREAHDDVIAVLRSMDQLPEHVVFHSYSGDAQMAEILNEHGWYASFSGIVTFKNNHDAREAAQRMRPELLLVETDAPFLTPHPYRGRPNAPYMVPYTLYQLAQTRDQPAEDLGAVIFENTQRVYGEFRS; from the coding sequence ATGGCCACTTCAGAACAACACACCCCTGTCCAATACCTGCCGCAAACAGAACGCTTCGGCGATGATGGTGCTCCGGTGCGCTCCGCCACGGATGAATACACCGGACGCAAACGCAAGCTCGAGTATCCACCGGCCCCTGAACGGTCCCCGGTGCCGGTGGTTGATAATCACACGCACCTCGACTTTCGAGACGGTCACGTCCGGCTGACACCCACAGAAATTATGGATGCCGCCGCCACCGTCAATGTGGTCGGAGCTGTTCAAGTAGCAACCGATTTGGATGCTGCCCGCTATACGCTGGAGGCACTGGACCAAGAGCCGCGTTTGCGCGGTGCCCTTGCGATTCATCCCAACGAGACCGTCACACTGGCGCAGCAGGGCAGACTCGATGACGCCATCGATCAGATCGCAGAATTGGCGAAGCATCCCTCAGTGGTCTGTATTGGCGAAACTGGACTGGATTATTACCGGACCGAAGGTGAAGAAAACTGGAAGATCCAAAAATATGCATTCAAGCGCCACATTGAGTTAGCGGTTGAACTCGGGCTCGCGTTACAGATTCATGATCGGGAAGCTCACGACGATGTGATTGCCGTATTGCGCTCGATGGATCAGTTACCCGAACACGTCGTCTTCCACTCATATTCTGGTGATGCGCAGATGGCTGAGATCCTCAATGAGCACGGCTGGTACGCCTCGTTTTCTGGGATCGTGACCTTCAAAAACAACCACGACGCACGCGAAGCGGCCCAGCGGATGCGCCCAGAATTGCTCCTGGTTGAAACTGATGCACCATTTCTGACCCCACACCCATACCGGGGTCGACCAAACGCCCCGTACATGGTGCCATACACGCTGTATCAGTTAGCCCAAACTCGTGACCAACCAGCCGAAGATCTCGGAGCTGTTATCTTTGAGAACACTCAGCGTGTTTATGGAGAATTTCGTAGCTGA
- a CDS encoding NAD-dependent succinate-semialdehyde dehydrogenase: MTVSAQQEQELLQRVPTGLLINGEWVEASSGKTLPVYDPATGKELLRIQDGNSDDALKALTAADEAQAEWALTAPRERAEILRRAFDIVMERAEDFALLMTLEMGKPLAEARGEVNYGAEFLRWFSEETVRHYGRYGNTPESKLTMIVRHKPVGPSLLVTPWNFPLAMATRKVGPAVASGSTMVLKPAQLTPLTSQYFAQAMLDAGLPAGVLNVVSGSSASAISGPLLKDRRLRKLSFTGSTPVGRRLMADAAENVLRTSMELGGNAPLIVFDDADLDKAVQGAMDAKLRNMGEACTAANRILVHEDVADAFQSKFAEAMRARKVGRGTEPDVNVGPIIDDKAREDVHGLVTEAVDAGAKVVTGGQKVEGEGYFYEPTVLSVLEDSPILKQEIFGPVAPVVKFKDEAHAIRLANASEYGLAAYIFTENHNRALRVADQIEFGLIGFNAGVISNAAAPFGGVKHSGLGREGGAEGIEEYTTVQYIGMPNPHTQN; this comes from the coding sequence GTGACTGTCAGCGCACAACAAGAACAAGAACTGCTACAACGCGTTCCCACCGGCCTACTGATCAACGGAGAATGGGTCGAGGCTTCCTCCGGGAAAACCCTGCCCGTTTATGATCCAGCAACGGGCAAAGAGCTGCTGCGGATCCAAGATGGCAACTCCGACGACGCGCTCAAAGCCCTAACTGCAGCCGACGAAGCACAGGCTGAGTGGGCCTTGACCGCACCACGCGAACGCGCCGAAATTCTGCGCCGCGCCTTTGACATCGTGATGGAGCGCGCTGAAGACTTCGCGCTGCTGATGACCCTTGAAATGGGCAAACCGCTGGCCGAAGCTCGCGGCGAAGTCAACTACGGCGCCGAATTCCTCCGCTGGTTCTCCGAAGAAACCGTGCGACACTACGGTCGGTACGGCAACACCCCAGAGAGCAAGCTGACCATGATCGTCCGGCACAAGCCGGTCGGCCCATCCTTGCTGGTCACCCCGTGGAACTTCCCGCTAGCTATGGCCACCCGGAAAGTCGGCCCAGCCGTAGCCTCCGGCTCCACCATGGTCTTGAAACCAGCCCAGCTGACACCACTGACCTCCCAGTACTTCGCCCAGGCCATGCTCGATGCCGGGTTGCCAGCAGGCGTCCTCAACGTGGTATCCGGTTCATCGGCCTCAGCGATCTCCGGTCCGCTGCTCAAAGACCGCCGTCTACGCAAACTGTCCTTCACCGGTTCCACCCCGGTTGGCCGCCGCCTGATGGCAGATGCGGCCGAAAACGTGCTGCGTACCTCGATGGAACTTGGCGGCAACGCCCCACTGATCGTCTTTGACGACGCTGACCTCGATAAAGCAGTCCAAGGTGCGATGGATGCCAAACTGCGCAACATGGGTGAAGCCTGCACCGCAGCAAACCGCATCCTCGTCCACGAAGACGTCGCCGACGCCTTCCAATCAAAATTCGCCGAAGCGATGCGCGCCCGGAAAGTCGGCCGCGGTACCGAACCAGACGTCAACGTCGGGCCCATCATCGATGACAAAGCTCGCGAAGATGTCCACGGCCTGGTCACCGAAGCCGTCGACGCCGGTGCAAAAGTGGTCACCGGGGGCCAAAAGGTCGAAGGCGAAGGCTACTTCTATGAGCCAACCGTCCTCTCAGTCCTGGAAGATTCACCGATCCTGAAACAAGAAATTTTCGGACCGGTCGCTCCGGTCGTGAAATTCAAGGACGAAGCACACGCCATCCGTCTGGCGAATGCTTCCGAATACGGCCTGGCAGCCTACATCTTCACTGAGAACCACAACCGCGCCCTGCGAGTTGCCGATCAGATCGAATTCGGGCTGATCGGGTTCAATGCCGGTGTCATCTCCAACGCCGCAGCACCTTTTGGTGGCGTCAAGCACTCGGGCTTGGGCCGCGAAGGTGGCGCCGAAGGCATCGAAGAATACACCACCGTTCAATACATCGGAATGCCAAACCCACACACCCAGAACTAG
- a CDS encoding ferrochelatase, with protein sequence MPNSQEARVTEWSKPQPSPRVVVQAGARVPAATPEAQSGDKWVEVPTEFDAIMLSSYGGPNGQDDVIPFLRNVTMGRNIPDERLEEVAVHYREAGGVSPINEQNLALKAAIEEELKRREIDLPVYFGNRNWDPYFTEAVSKAHEDNKVDGRPTKIFALVTSAYSAYSSCRQYREDFADALEALDLWDDVQIDSSRTFFDHPGFVNPFIEGTLKAIAELVEERQDLDLSKDVEVLFTAHSIPIKDNAKSGEPDEHDYGELGAYKAQHLAVGGLVMEAVKEQYGIDVPWELVYQSESGPAHIPWLEPDINDYLEELPGKRKAVVVVPATFLSDHMEVWWDLDIEAKETADEQGLLYKRVATPGVHPQFVAAMVDLVEERLNGTPASERKALTKYGPGYDVCRAGCCEGSGPLRAATGGLLP encoded by the coding sequence ATGCCCAACTCTCAGGAGGCTCGCGTGACCGAATGGTCCAAACCTCAACCGTCACCCCGCGTCGTTGTGCAGGCTGGTGCTCGTGTCCCAGCTGCCACCCCAGAAGCGCAGTCCGGTGATAAATGGGTTGAAGTTCCCACCGAATTCGATGCCATCATGCTGTCGTCATATGGTGGCCCCAATGGTCAAGATGACGTCATCCCGTTCTTGCGTAACGTCACCATGGGCCGGAACATCCCCGATGAACGCCTAGAAGAAGTCGCTGTTCACTACCGGGAAGCCGGCGGTGTCAGCCCGATTAACGAACAAAACCTTGCGCTGAAGGCAGCGATTGAGGAAGAACTCAAGCGCCGCGAGATCGACCTGCCGGTCTATTTCGGCAACCGCAACTGGGACCCGTACTTCACCGAAGCCGTCTCCAAGGCCCACGAGGACAATAAAGTCGATGGTCGCCCCACGAAAATCTTCGCGCTGGTGACTTCCGCCTACTCGGCCTATTCCTCGTGCCGTCAGTACCGCGAAGACTTCGCCGACGCTCTTGAGGCATTGGATCTCTGGGATGACGTCCAGATTGATTCCTCACGGACCTTCTTTGACCACCCGGGTTTCGTGAACCCATTCATCGAAGGCACGCTCAAGGCCATCGCCGAATTGGTCGAAGAACGCCAGGACCTGGATCTGAGCAAAGACGTAGAAGTCTTGTTCACCGCACACTCGATCCCGATCAAAGATAACGCTAAATCGGGCGAACCCGATGAGCACGATTACGGTGAACTCGGCGCCTACAAGGCACAGCACTTGGCAGTGGGTGGCCTGGTCATGGAGGCCGTCAAAGAACAGTACGGCATTGATGTGCCGTGGGAACTGGTGTACCAGTCCGAATCCGGCCCCGCCCATATCCCGTGGTTGGAACCAGATATCAACGACTACCTCGAAGAGCTGCCCGGCAAGCGCAAAGCCGTCGTCGTCGTTCCGGCCACCTTCTTGTCGGATCACATGGAAGTCTGGTGGGACCTGGATATCGAAGCCAAGGAAACCGCCGACGAACAAGGGCTGCTCTATAAGCGGGTTGCGACCCCCGGGGTGCATCCACAATTCGTTGCCGCCATGGTCGATCTGGTCGAAGAACGCCTCAATGGTACGCCAGCTTCCGAGCGCAAAGCGCTGACCAAATACGGTCCGGGCTATGACGTATGCCGCGCCGGCTGCTGTGAAGGCTCCGGCCCACTGCGTGCCGCAACCGGTGGCCTGCTGCCCTAA